A segment of the Streptomyces sp. NBC_00376 genome:
CCCTCCGCCTCGTCGTACTCCCCGTCCTTCGCCGTCAGCATCAGGATGGGCGTCTCGTGCCCGGCGGCGCGCAGGGCGGCGCAGACCCGGTAGCCGTTCATCCCGGGCAGCATGATGTCGAGGACGATGAGGTCGTACGCCCCTTCGGCGGCCCGGTGCAGCCCTTCGAGGCCGTCGTGCACGACGTCCACGGCGAAGCCCTCGGCGGTGAGCCCCGCGGCCAGGGCCGTCGCGAGCCGCTTCTCGTCCTCCACGATCAACAGGCGCATACGCACAGGGTCGCAAACCGAACCTGAAGACGGCTTCAGGTGGCTTCAGGCTGCGTTCAGCATCACCCCGGCAATGTGGTCCTCGTCGAAACCGGCCACCCGATCGGGGAGGAACCCTCATGAAGCGCAAGATCGTCATCGCCGCCGTCACCGCGGCCGTGCTCGCCGGCGGCGGAGCCGCCACCGCGGTCGCCGTCGCGGACGACGACAGCCACGACCGCGAGGTCAAGAGCAGCGTGGCGAGCGACGGCACCGCCCGGGTGGACGTGAAGGAAGCGGTCGCGGCCGCCGTCGAGGCCGTCCCCGGCACGGTCACCGAGGCCGAGCTGGACGACGAGGACGGCGGGCTCGTCTGGGAGCTCGACGTGTACGGCTCTGACAAGGTCTGGCACGACGTGACGGTGGACGCGGGCAACGGCAAGGTGCTCGCCAAGCACACCTCCGACGATGACGACGACCAGGGCGACGACCGCGACCTGCACGCGCCCCGGTCCGCCGCCGTGTCGCTGGACTCGGCGGTCGACGCCGCGCTGAAGGCGAACCCCGGGACCGTGACGTCGGTCGACCTGGACGACCACGACGGCCGGAGCGACCAGGCTCTGCACTGGGAGGTCGACGTCCAGGGCAAGGACGGCAAGCAGCACGAGCTGAACGTCGACGCGAACACGGGCAAGGTGACGTCCGGCCACGTGGACGACGACGGTCACGACAGCGACGGTCACGACGACGACCGTGACGGGGACGACGACTAGGCCGGACGCGGCCCAGGGCCTCAGGGGGCGTTGCCCGAGAGGACCGTGCCATCGGCGAAGCCCATGAACAGGACGTCGCCCTGGGCGATCAGCGAGACCGTCGCCGGATCGAGCGGATCGCCCGGGGGCGCGGGCCAGCCCGTGTACAGCTTGGAGCCCGTGCTCTCCACGTTCCCCGTGTCGGGCGGCGTCAGGTCGAGGGCCTCCGTGCCGTATCCCGCGACGAGGACGACCTGGTCCCCGGCCAGGGCCGGGGCGCCCTCGGTCTCCAGCCCCTCGGACGCCTCGGTCGTCGACCAGACCAGCTGGCCGTCGGAGAGCCGGAGCGCGTACACCTGCTTCTTGTCGCTGATCACGATCGTGCCGTCCCGTGACACGGTGGGCCGGTAGGCGACGTCCACGCCGGGGGCGTACGACCGGCGGCCTTCGGGGTCCGTCACATCGACGACGGTCAGTCCGTCCGGTCCCGAGCAGAGAAGGTTCTTGCCCTTCAGGACGGGGGTGCGGCAGGTGACGTCATCGGCGGCGACGTCGGCCAGCGGGGTACCGTCCGCACTCTTCAGGACGGTGATGCCCGCTCCGACCGCGACGAGCCGGCCGTCGGCGAGGGCGAGTTGCGCCGTGGTGGCCCGGTCGCTCCACGGCTTGTCCCAGACAGCGGTGTGGCTGCCGGTGAGCCGGTGGGCGAGGAGCCGGGACGCGCCCGTGCCGGTGGCCCGGGTCGCGTAGTACAGGACTCCGTCCGACTGGACGGAGTCGGTCACCCGGGTGCCCTCGGGCAGCGGCTCCCGCCACTTCCGCGCTCCGTCGTCCAGGCCGAGCGCCACCAGGGCGCCGTCCTGGAAGGCGTAGACGGTGGTGCCGATGACGGCGGCCACCGAGGCCGGTCCGCTGCCCGCCCCGCCCGGCTCGGTCCGCCAGCGCTGTTCACCGTTCGCGGCGTCCAGCACGGTGATGCGCTGCGGGCCGCCGCAGACCAGGGACGTGTCGGCCAGTACACACTCCACCGGCCCGTTATCGATCTTGGCCTTCCACGCCTTCCAGTCCGCCGGCTTCCTGGAGACGTCGGTGGCGGCCGCCCCGAAGTCCCCGGTGTGGCCCGCGTCCGCGCCCGGCACGACCGCAGGCCCCGCCTTCGTCCGCGCAGCGTCCGAGGCGGAAGCGGTAGGCCCCGCGCCGCCACCGCTTCCGCCCGCGTTGTCGTCGCTCCCGCCGTCCCCCTCGAAAAGTCCCGGCAGCAGCACCGCGCCCAGCACCACGCACACCACCGTGGCCGCCGCCGCCAACGCGATCCACAGCCCCTTGTTGCCCTTCCGGTCTCCCGGTACGGCCACCGGCACGACCGGCGTCGGGGCGAAGGCGGGGCCGCCGGGGTGCGGGGCGGCGGACGGGGCCGGCGGTGCGACGCGGGCCGGGGCGGCCGCCTCGGCGGCGGCGCGGGCCGCCGCCGCGTGCGCGGCCAGCTGCCCCCGTACCGCTTCCGTCCAGGGGAAGGCTCCTGGGGTGGTCCGGCCCGGCACCAGCATCTCGGCCAGCTGCTGCGGCGTCGGCCGGGCCCCGGCCTCGCCGCGCAGGCACTCCTCGATCACCGCGCGCAACTGCGCCGGTACGCCGGAGAGTTCGGCCTCGCCCTGGGCGATCCGGAAGATCACGGCAGCCATGTCGGAGTCGTCGAACGGGCCCCGGCCGGTCGCCGCGAAGGCGAGCACCGCACCGAGGCAGAAGACGTCCGACGCGGGTACGAGCGCCCGTGAGCCGTTGACGTGTTCCGGCGAGATGTAGCCGGGGCTGCCGACGACCACACCGGTCCGGGTCAGCTGGGTGGCGTCGAAGGCCTGGGCGATCCCGAAGTCGATCACCTTCGGCCCGTCGGCGCCGAGCAGCACGTTGCCCGGCTTGAGGTCGCGGTGGAGCACGCGCACCGCGTGCATGTCGGCGAGCGCGCGGGCCAGACCGGCGCCCATCTCGCGCACCACCGGCTCGGGCATCGGCCCGCCCCGGATCACCGCCTCGGCGAGCGAGGGGCCGGGGACGTACTCGGTCGCCAGCCAGGGCAGCCGGCCGCCCGCGTCACCGCCGACGAGGGACGCGGTGTGCGGGCTGCGCACGGCACCCGCCGCGTCGATCTCACGCCGGAAGCGGATCCGGAAGCCGTCGTCGAGGTCGAGATCGGCGCGTACGGTCTTCAGCGCGACCAGCCCGGAGAGGGGGTCCGGCGCACCGGCGGGCCGGGCGAGATACACCTCGCCCATGCCGCCGGCGCCCAGCAGTCCGAGAAGCTGGTACGGGCCGATCAGCCGGGCCTTGCCGGGTGGAAGCGGCTCGATCACTGCGCGGTCCCCTCAAGCGGTTCGTGGTTCATCCGGGCAGCGGTACGGAGACCGTGGTGCCGTCGTCGTACACGACGTGCACGACGCCACCGACCGGCAGCACCTGCGGGTCGTTCAGTTCCTGGTCCAGGTCGACGCCGTTGCCCATGTCGTACTCCGGTGTGGGGCTCGGGCCCGGGGCACCCTCCAGCCGGGTCCTGCCCAGCGCGCCCAGCGTGCCGTCGGGGCGGATCGGGACGGTGTACAGCGTCGTGCTGTCCGCCCAGACGACCGTGTCGGCGACGATGAGGGCGTCGGACACCGGGTTGCTCATGCCCTCGCCCGCCTTCACGGCGAGCGGGAACCTGCCGAGGGTCCTGCCCTTGTCCCGGCCGATGACGACG
Coding sequences within it:
- a CDS encoding protein kinase domain-containing protein; this translates as MIEPLPPGKARLIGPYQLLGLLGAGGMGEVYLARPAGAPDPLSGLVALKTVRADLDLDDGFRIRFRREIDAAGAVRSPHTASLVGGDAGGRLPWLATEYVPGPSLAEAVIRGGPMPEPVVREMGAGLARALADMHAVRVLHRDLKPGNVLLGADGPKVIDFGIAQAFDATQLTRTGVVVGSPGYISPEHVNGSRALVPASDVFCLGAVLAFAATGRGPFDDSDMAAVIFRIAQGEAELSGVPAQLRAVIEECLRGEAGARPTPQQLAEMLVPGRTTPGAFPWTEAVRGQLAAHAAAARAAAEAAAPARVAPPAPSAAPHPGGPAFAPTPVVPVAVPGDRKGNKGLWIALAAAATVVCVVLGAVLLPGLFEGDGGSDDNAGGSGGGAGPTASASDAARTKAGPAVVPGADAGHTGDFGAAATDVSRKPADWKAWKAKIDNGPVECVLADTSLVCGGPQRITVLDAANGEQRWRTEPGGAGSGPASVAAVIGTTVYAFQDGALVALGLDDGARKWREPLPEGTRVTDSVQSDGVLYYATRATGTGASRLLAHRLTGSHTAVWDKPWSDRATTAQLALADGRLVAVGAGITVLKSADGTPLADVAADDVTCRTPVLKGKNLLCSGPDGLTVVDVTDPEGRRSYAPGVDVAYRPTVSRDGTIVISDKKQVYALRLSDGQLVWSTTEASEGLETEGAPALAGDQVVLVAGYGTEALDLTPPDTGNVESTGSKLYTGWPAPPGDPLDPATVSLIAQGDVLFMGFADGTVLSGNAP
- a CDS encoding PepSY domain-containing protein: MKRKIVIAAVTAAVLAGGGAATAVAVADDDSHDREVKSSVASDGTARVDVKEAVAAAVEAVPGTVTEAELDDEDGGLVWELDVYGSDKVWHDVTVDAGNGKVLAKHTSDDDDDQGDDRDLHAPRSAAVSLDSAVDAALKANPGTVTSVDLDDHDGRSDQALHWEVDVQGKDGKQHELNVDANTGKVTSGHVDDDGHDSDGHDDDRDGDDD